In Fusarium oxysporum f. sp. lycopersici 4287 chromosome 6, whole genome shotgun sequence, a single window of DNA contains:
- a CDS encoding CMGC/CDK/CDC2 protein kinase: MDNYQKLEKIGQGACGAIYKARDLANGERIVALKKIRLEAEDEGVPSTSIREISLLKELQHPNILRLLNIVHADYHNLYLVFEFLDIDLKRYMETLPVSDGGRGKVLPEGSSAYLMQLGMNDTVVRKFMYQLCAGVNYCHSHRILHRDLKPANLLIDKEGNLKLADFGLARAFGVPLRPYTHDVVTLWYRAPELLLGAKQYSTGVDMWSVGCIFAEMCVRKPLFPGDSEIDKIFKIFRTLGTPTEDVWPGVTSYRDFKSSFPKWQRNYDQALCNNLNKAGLELLDMTLIYNPAGRISAKQACNHPYFEGFVA; this comes from the exons ATGGATAATTACCAGAAGTTGGAGAAAATTGGCCAAG GTGCCTGCGGTGCCATTTACAAGGCCCGTGACCTTGCCAATGGGGAACGAATTGTAGCATTGAAAAAAATCCGTCTCGAAGCCGAGGATGAGGGTGTACCGAGCACTTCCATCCGGGAGATTTCTCTCCTCAAGGAACTGCAGCACCCTAACATCTTGCGTCTTCTGAACATCGTTCACGCTGATTACCACAATCTTTACCTCGTTTTCGAATTCCTTGATATCGACCTGAAAAGGTACATGGAGACCTTACCGGTCAGTGACGGTGGACGAGGCAAGGTGCTTCCGGAGGGGTCATCGGCATACCTCATGCAATTAGGCATGAACGACACGGTGGTCAGAAAATTCATGTACCAGCTTTGTGCTGGCGTTAATTACTGCCACTCCCACCGTATCTTGCACCGAGATCTGAAGCCCGCTAATCTCCTCATCGACAAGGAAGGAAATCTCAAGTTAGCCGATTTTGGGTTGGCACGAGCGTTTGGTGTGCCTCTGCGCCCATACACTCATGATGTCGTGACGCTCTGGTACCGAGCACCTGAACTTCTACTGGGCGCAAAACAATACTCGACGGGTGTTGATATGTGGTCTGTCGGCTGTATCTTTGCAGAGATGTGCGTTCGAAAGCCGCTATTTCCTGGTGACTCTGAGATTGATAAGATCTTTAAAATCTTCCG CACATTGGGTACTCCTACGGAAGACGTTTGGCCTGGAGTTACCTCGTACCGTGATTTCAAGTCCTCGTTTCCTAAGTGGCAACGTAACTACGATCAGGCTCTCTGCAATAACCTCAACAAAGCAGGGCTCGAACTTCTCGATATGACGCTGATCTACAATCCGGCTGGACGCATTTCGGCCAAACAGGCCTGCAACCACCCTTACTTTGAAGGCTTTGTTGCGTAG